Genomic segment of Sinorhizobium meliloti:
GGACGGATGCTATCGAATTTTGACGTTTGCGTAAACGTCAAAAGTTCCCGTAAGGCGAAAGTTTCGCTCCTGCGGTGCGCCGCTCCACATGCCATATGACGGGGGGCGGCGGCGTAGCGGGCGACAATAATCGTTAAAAATCGGATCGGTTAACGGCTTATTTACCACGTTTAATGAATTGTGCGCTTTGAGATGGTCAAAGCTGCAACCGGTCCCGTCTTTGCATTGTTGCGGTTTTGCCCACATCGGCGGTGCCGCCGAAATCGGAGCGAAACCCGGGGAAGCCCGGGCTCCTTCGGCGGCTTCGATGACGGTCGAATTTATAGGGCCAAAGCGACACAGGGGCGAAGAGGCAATGAACGGATCGCGATCCACTTCTCAGCGCATGGGCAGCCCGTCCTATGGCGACCGGCCGTCGCTCGATGCCCTGAACCGCACCATCGAAGGGCTCGAAGCGCGCATCGAGGGGCTCATGAGCAGCGTCAGCCGCGAGACGCGGCAGCCCGAGCGGCCGCGTCCGGCCCCAAGCGAAGCGGTCTCCGAAATCATCGACCGTCAGCGGGCGCTCAATGCGGCGCGCGAGCGGTCGCCGCTGCGCGAACGCGCTGCGCTCAGCGACCCCGATCGCCTCGCTCCCACCCGCCTCGCGGCAGAGCCACGCTACCAGCCCTCTCAGGCAGCAGCCGCGCCATCGGGACGCTCTTCGGCTGCAGCGGATATCGCCGAGGCGCTGGTCGGTCTGCGGCATGAGCTGAAGCGCGATCTCGATGACGGCCTGTCCCGCGAGATGCATGCGCTGCGTTCGGAAATCCGCGGCATCAAGGCCGAAGCCGCCCAGGACCGCCGATTCGCCGAGGACGTGCGACACGATATCGAGCGGCTTTCGGCCGGCATCAAGGAACTTGGCCGGCAGGCTTCGCCCGCCGAGGCCGATGCGCTCAGGATCGAATTCGATGACCTGAGGTCCATGCTCGAAGGCCTCGCGCGCGAAGACAGCATGCGCCGCATGGAAAACCGATGGACCGGCGTCGAGGATCGGCTGAACGCCTTCGACCAGAACCGCGACGATGAGTTGGTGGCGCTCGCCTACCGGCTCGACGAGATCAAGGCGCAGATCAATTCCCTGGACAGGGGCACCGGGATCGAGGTGCTGGAAAGCAAGCTCGTCGCGGTCGCCCAGGCGATCGAGATGCTCGGGCGCCAGATCCAGCCGGACGAGAGGCGCCTGGCGCCGCAATTCACCGACCTCGGCAAGCGGCTCGATGAGATCAGCCGGGCGATCGCCGCAGGCAGCGGTAATGTGGCCGGCACCGACGGTTCGTTCGTCGATCGTCTCGAGAACAGGCTCGGCGATCTGTCCCGGCAGATCGGCACCCTCTCCAATCCCGCCGATTCCGGCCTCGGCGCGCGGATCGAGGCGCTGGCAGCTCGCGTGGAGGACCTTGCCGGCGAGAAGGCGGCGGCCAGATTGGAAGAGCGCCTGGACCAGCTTTCCGCGGTGCTGGAGCACAATCGGCAAGGTGCGGAGCCGGATCTTACAGATCGTCTTGCCGACATTTCGCGGAAGATCGAAGCCCTCTCGGGCGACAGCGTCACCGATGCACTGGCCGAACGGCTCGACGATCTCGCCCGCCGAATCGATGGGCTTGCGCGAAATGTCGAGCCTACGGCGGACCCGCGCTTCGATCGCCTCGAGGATCGCTTGGCAGGTATCGCCCAGCGCTTGGAGGAGACGCATGCCGCGCCGTTCGACGACCGGCAGGCGCTGCGCAATCTCGAAGCTCAGATCGGAAATCTCTCGACTCTGATCAGCCAGTCCCACGGTGAGACGGTAGGCGTGCCCGCGGAATTCGAGAGCCGCATGAACACGCTGGAAGACTATCTCGCCACCAGCGACGAATACATCATCGAAGCTGCTCGGCAGGCTGCGGAAGCCGTGATGGAGGCATATTCCAGAAACACCGCACCGCAGATGGCGGCGAGTACCGACATGGCGGCGATCTCGGCGCTCGCCGAGGATCTGCGTACATTGGAGGAGCTCAGCCGTTCGAGCGACGAACGGACGGCACGCACCTTCGAGGCGCTGCATGAAACGCTCGTCCATATCGCCGAGAAACTGGAGCGGCTTGAAGAGCGGGAGCCCCCGGCTTCTCATGGTCCGATGCCCAAGGCTGCGCCCGTCGAAGCCGCGGACCCTTCGACGATGGCGGAAAGCGACGAGGACGTGGAACGCGCGCCACAGGCGTTGGCGGCCGCAAGCGAAACCTCCATCCACGCACCGATGCCGGCCGCAGCCGAGGCGAATGATGCCGCCGAAGTCGCAATGGTCGAAGACGGCGAGATCAAGGTGGAGGCCCGTGCGGCGAAGACGAGCCTGCTTGCCGGTCTGACTCGGCGCTTCGCGCCGAGGCAGAACGAGGGAATGCCGATCCAAGCGCGGCAGATGGTCGAGCCCACCCCCTCGATCGACCCCTCCGAAATGCTCACTCCCGAGGACGCCAATCAGCTCCTCGAGCCGGGCTCCGGCGTGCCGGACGTCAAGAAGATACTCGAACGTGTCCGTGCCGGTCAGATGGCCCGTGGCGCGCAGGAGGCGAACGACGGCGAAAAGGCGGACTTCATCGCCGCCGCGCGGCGCGCGGCGCAGCTGGCCGTCGAGGAATCCGATACGCTCAATCGCGTCAAGGAAAGTAAGGCACCATCCGCCGTCGGCGGCGCGCTCGCCCGCCACCGCCGTCCGATCCTGATCGCAGTCGGTGCCGTGCTGCTCGCGATCATGTCCTATCCGCTCGTCAGCACGGTGCTGAAAGGCAAGGAGGCCCCGAGCGCTCCGCCGGTTGCAGCGATCGAGCGCAAGGCAGAGGTTGCGGAGCCGAAGGCCGCCGTCGACCGCCTCGTCCAAACGGCAGCTACCGCGAAGGCTGGAGAAGAGCCGAGGGCTCCCGCTGGCATGGAGAAGACGGATGCGCCGCCGATAGCGGCAAAGCAGCCGCCAAAGCAGCCAACCGCTGCCGAAGCCGGCAAGGTTGACAAGGCCATTGGTGGCGCTGGCGACGGACAGGCGGCCTTGATGCGGCCGGCGGAGGCACGAACGCCTGGACCCGGCTCGACCTTGCAGCCGCCTTCGGAAAGTTTAGCCGCTGAGCCGGCCAGGATGAGCGAGATCGTTCTGCCGGAGGGCTTCGGACCGCCCGCGCTCGTAACCGCGGCCAAGGGCGGCGATCCTCTCGCCTTCTATGAAATAGGCGCCCGCTTCACGGAAGGGCGGGGGGTCGAGGAAGATCGGGCGGAAGCCGTCAAGTGGTATCAGCGCGCCGTCGACGCCGGCGTGGTACCGGCCGCGTACCGGCTCGCCAACCTTTATGAGAAGGGCGCGGGCGTTCAGCGCGACGCAGCAAAGGCCAAGGCGCTCTATCTCAAGGCGGCTGCAGCCGGCAACGCCAGTGCGATCCACAATCTCGCCGTCATGCTCGCCGGCGGCCGGGACGGCGGGCCGGATCTCGCCGAAGCGGCCAGATGGTTCGAGAAAGCCGCCAGTCTCGGCGTTCGCGACAGTCAGTTCAACCTCGCCGTCCTCTATGCGCGGGGCGACGGTGTGGCCCGCAATCTGGAAGAATCCTATAAATGGTTTGCTATCGCGGCCCGCGACGGCGACAAGGACGCGGCAGAAAAGCGCGACGAGATCGCCAAGGCGCTGAAGCCCGAGGAGCTTTCCAGTGCCAAGGCAAAAGTCGACGCCTGGAAGGCTCAGCCTCTCGACGCCGAAGCAAACACGGTGGAGATCCCGGATGCCTGGGTCGGTCCGCCGACCAAGACGGCCACCGTCGATATGACCAGAGCCGTTCGCAACATCCAGGCGATCCTCAACAATAACGGCTTCGATGCCGGCAAGCCGGACGGCCAGGTAGGCCAGAAGACGATTGCCGCCATCAAGGCCTTTCAGAATTCGGTCGGCCAGGAGCCGACAGGTGAGATCACCGATGGGCTGGTCCGGGAGCTTCTGAAGCGGAACAGCTGAACCGTTTCGGCCGTACCGCGCATGACGTGGTGCCACAAGGTCGCAGGCGTGCCTGCGGGGCCGCGCATGTGGCTGAAAAGGTTGACAGCTCTGGTCCGGGAGCGCATGAGAGAAAGTGTCGCCCGTTTCTCCCTCGGGGGCGCGAACGGTCCACCCATATACCCCCCGTCCGTGGTTAATCATGTACCACTTCGAAGGACAGCGCCGTGCTCCTCTTCGAGCGCGTGAGGCTTGAGAATAGTGAAACATTGCACAATTCCTCAATTGTTTGCGGTTAGGAATTGTGGAGGAGCAATTTCCGCCCGCAATGCGGGCCGCTGGCATATCGAGGTTCGGCCGTGACGGTCTATCTGCCCATTGCTGAGTTGTCGGTGAACATCTTCGTCATTCTCGGCATGGGCGCGGCCGTCGGTTTTCTGTCCGGCATGTTCGGCGTCGGCGGCGGATTTCTGATCACGCCGCTTCTGATCTTCTACAATATTCCGCCAGTCGTGGCGGTGGCGACCGGCGCCAACCAGGTGGTCGCCTCGTCGATATCAGGGGCGATCGCCCATTTCCGCCGCGGCACCATCGATATCAAGCTCGGCACGGTGCTCTTGTGCGGCGGCCTTGTGGGCGCGACCGTCGGCGTCTGGCTGTTCTCGCTGCTCAGGAGCGTCGGCCAGCTCGATCTGGTGATCTCGCTGCTTTATGTGGTGCTTCTCGGCTCGGTCGGCGCGCTGATGCTGTGGGAGAGCATCGGCGCAATGCGCAAGGCAGCGAAGAACCAGCCGGCGCAGCTCAGACGGCCCGGGCAGCACAATTGGATCCACGGCCTGCCGCTGAAGATGCGCTTCAAGAAGTCGAAGATCTATCTGAGTGTCATCCCTGTGGCGACGCTCGGCTTTTCCATCGGGGTGCTGACCTCGGTGATGGGCGTCGGCGGCGGCTTCATCATGGTGCCGGCCATGATCTATCTGTTGCGCATTCCGACCAGCGTCGTCGTGGGCACATCGCTCTTCCAGATCGTCTTCGTCTCCGCCTATACGGTGATCGTCCAGGCCTCGACCAACTACACCGTCGACATCGTGCTGGCCTTCGTGCTGATGATCGCCGGCGTCATCGGGGCGCAATATGGCGTGCGCGTCGGCCAGCGGCTGCGCGGCGAGCAGCTCAGGGCACTGCTGGCGCTGCTCGTTCTCGCCGTCGGCATCCGCCTGGCGGTCGAGCTCGTCATCCCGCCGAAGGACATTTACTCGGTCGTATCCGCGGGGGCCGGTTTCTGATGCGCTCGCTTCTCCTTCACCCGATCGTCGCCCTGGTCCTCGCCGTCGCCACCCCGGCCGCAGCGCAGGTTCTGGAGCGCCAGGTCACCAACTTCACCGAGAAGCTCGAGATCGGCATTTCGACGGAAGAGATTGCCATCACGTCCGATTTCCGGGGCGCCGACCTGACGATCTTCGGCGCCATCGATGGATTCGACGCCAGCCTCCTGGCGCAGGGCAAGTACAATATCATCGTCGTGCTGGAAGGGCCGAAGGACAACGCCACGGTGCGAAAGAAGGAGCGGGTGTTCGGTATCTGGGTCAATACCCAGTCGATGACCTTCGAGCTCGTGCCGGAGGCCTACTCGCTTTCGAGTACCCGCGCCATCGAGACGATTGCGCCGCGGCGCGACATCGCCAATATGGGCATCGGCGTCGACCATATGCGGCTGGTGCCGCTCGGCTTCGTCGGCGACGGCAGCACGCTCGGCGAGTTCCGCAACGCCTTCCGGACGATTCGCGAGACGAGCGGCGTCTATCAGCGCGATCCGGGCGGGGTGCAGTTCATCAGTTCGAGCCTGTTCAAGGCTTCGGTGCGGCTGCCGACCAATGTCCCGAACGGCATCCATGTCGTACGCGCCTATCTCTTCCGCGACGGCGTCTTCGTCGCCGCCAAGGCTCTTCCGCTCAGGGTGGTGAAGACCGGCCTCGAACAGGCGATTACCCGCGCCGCGCACGATCAGCCGCTGATCTATGGCCTTCTGGCCGTAACCCTCGCCGTCGTCACCGGCTGGGGTGCCAGCCTGCTCTTCCGCAAGGAGTGAGGGAGCCGGCAAACCGAGTTGGCGTTCCATTTTGCGTTATGGCGGTTTAAGGAAGCACGGGCATCGGCGGCAAGCGATGCGAAACTTGAGGAAACCCCATGAAACCGATTTTCGTGCAACTGCAATGCGCCCCCGGCAAGACCTATGAGGTGGCCGACGAGATCTATCGCAGGGAGATCGTCTCGGAGATGTATTCGACCAGCGGCGACTATGATCTGCTACTGAAGGTCTATGTCGAGGAAGGCCAGGATATCGGAAAGTTCATCAATGACAATATCGCCAGCGTTCCGGGCATATCCCGCTCGCTGACGACGCTGACGTTCAACGCGTTCTAGAGCCGTGAAACTACGCACTTCCGGACGGAAACCGTTACACACTTTTCCTGGAAGTGCTCTAACCTCACCCGAGAAGGTTGGCGAAGCGCACCGAATAGATTCGGTCGCGGCCAAGCATATGGGCGACGAGCTGCTGCCGCTCGAAAAGGCCGCTCATCTCACGGTGCCTGAGGTCGAGACCTCCCGTCGTGACCCCGAAAGCAGGCATCACGAGGCGCTTGCCGTCGGTCGCGAAGCAGGCGCGCCTCACCGATCTTTCCCGCCGCCTCACGGTCGCCGAAGGATGCAGGTGGCCGGCGATCTCGCCGATGCCGTCGCGTCTCGAAGGCTCGTGCCGGAAGACCAGGCCCGCGTGGCGGAGCTCGTCCATGGAGGCGCCGGGAAGCCCCTGTGCGCCGTCCGGATCATGATTGCCGTTGATCCAGATCCATTCGCGGCCGCAGGCCATGGCCGCGATCATCTGGCGGAAGGTTTCCGGCATTGCAGCCGATCCCTTCCGGTCGTGGAAATTATCGCCAAGACTGATGACGGTCGCGGGGTCGTGGCGGGCGATGACCGCCTCCAATATCCTGAGCGTCGCAAGCGTATCGTAGGGAGGCAGCATCATGCCGCGCCGCGCAAAGGCGGAGCCTTTTTCGAGATGCAGGTCGGATACGACGAGGGTGCGGCTTTCGGGAAAGTAGAGGCCGCCGAGCGGATCGCAGATCGCGGCGATTCCATTGATGGACGTGCGCGCGTGCAGGGATGGGCTGACGGCAGGTGATGTCGCGTAGATGAGCCGATGCATGGTCATTGCGGTGTTCTTGTGTGTGGGCGAAAAAGGCTCCTTTCCTCCGGCTTGCCCCTTACCCTAACCCTCTCCCCGCACGCGGGGAGAGGGGACGTGCCCCACGATACCGGTGAAAACGGTAGCGGCGGCACTTGCCGCGGGTCCCTTCTCCCCGCCTGCGGGGAGAAGGCGCCGGCAGGCGGATGAGGGGCGCCGCGGAGGGGTTGGGGGCCTGGGGAGGATTTTCGCTCTCTCATAATTCTCTCATCCATCCGTACCGTGGCCGCTCATCGCCTCGTTGATCAGGTCGTCGGCCGCTTCCGTGAGCAGGAAGTCCTGCGCTTCTCCATGCACCGATTCCCGTCCGATCTCCAGCATTACCGGGATGGCAAGCGGCGAGATCTGATCGAGCCTGCGATGGGTGATATGGCCCTTGATCCGCTTGAGCATGGAGCCGAGGCGGCCGATGTCCAAAAGTCCCGTGGCCGCATCGTTGCGCGTCGCCTCGAGGAGAATGTGATCCGGCTCGTGCGCGCGCAATACGTCATAAATGAGATCGGCGGAAACGGTGATCTGCCGCCCGGTCTTCTCCCTGCCGGGGTGGCGCTGCTCGATGAGCCCGGCGATGACCGCGCAATTGCGGAAGGTACGTTTCAGGAGGAAGGATTCGTTCAGCCACGCCTCCAGATCGTCGCCCAGCATATCCTCGGCGAAGAGCTGCCCGAGCGACGGCGCCCGCGCCCGGAACGCCGCGCCCATGTCGTCGAGCGCCCAGATGGCGAGCGAATAGTCGGTCGCCACGAAGCCGAGCGGCTTCAGGCCGGCACGGTCGAGACGGCGGGTAAGGAGCATGCCGAGCGTCTGGTGGGCAAGCCTGCCTTCGAAGGCGTAGATGACCATGTAGTGCCGGCTGCCTCGCGGGAAGGTCTCGATCAGGAGTTCGTCGTCGCGCGGAAGCATCGACACGTCGCCCTGCAGCGCCAGCCAGTCCCTGACCTGGTCGGGCAGACCTGCGCGGCGGGCCGGATCGGCGAGCATCTTTCGCACCTGTGCTGCGAGATAGGTGGAGAGCGGAAACTTGCCGCCGGCATAACTCGGCACCTTGGGATCGAAAGAAAAGGCCTGCGAGGCCAGGCACTCGTTCTCGCGGATGCCTTCGAAGCGCAGCACCTTGCCGGAAAAAACGAAGGTGTCGCCCGGGGAAAGCATTTCGAGGAACGATTCCTCGACTTTGCCGAGCGACATGCCGCCGCGGCCAAGCGAACCGCGCTGATTGCGCTTGACCATGCGGATATTCAACATCGGCGACTCGACGATCGTCCCGACATTGAGGCGGTATTGCTGAGCAACCATCGGGTTGGAGACCCGCCAGAGCCCGTCCTTCGTCTTGCGGATGCGGGCATAGCGCTCATAGGTGCGAAGCGCGTAGCCGCCGGTCGCGACAAGATCGACGGCGCGCTCGAAGGTTTCCCAGGGAAGCCGGGCATAAGGCGCAGCGCTGATCACCTCTTCATAGAGTTCAAGCGCATCGAAAGGCTGCGCGCAGGCCATGCCGAGGATGTGTTGCGCCAGCACGTCGAGAGCACCCCTGCCGATCGACGGCGTGTCCTGAGCGCCGACGTAATTGGCGTCGAGCGCCGCCTGGCACTCCATAACTTCGAAACGGTTGGCCGGAACCAGAATCGCGCGGCTCGGTTCGTCCATGCGGTGGTTGGCGCGGCCGATGCGCTGCGCCAGCCGGCTTGCTCCCTTCGGCGCCCCGACATGGACGACCAGATCGACGTCGCCCCAGTCGATGCCGAGATCGAGGGTCGACGTGGCGACGACGGCGCGCAGGCGGTTTTCGGCCATTGCCGCCTCGACCCTGCGGCGCTGGGCGACATCGAGAGAGCCGTGGTGCAGAGCGATCGGCAGATTGTCGTCGTTGATTTTCCAGAGTTCCTGGAACAGCATCTCGGCCTGGCTGCGGGTATTGACGAAGAGCAGCGTCGTCCGGTGTTCCTTGATTGCAGCATAGACATCCGGGATTGCATAGCGCGCCGAATGCCCGGCCCAAGGCACCTGGTTCTCGGTCCGCAGGATGGAGATCTCGGGCTTTGCGCCCCCGGAAACGGTGATCAGTTCGGCATGGTTCTCCTTGGCGAGAGATTGAGCGACCAGCCAGCGCTGCAGATCCATCGGATCGGCGACCGTAGCCGAAAGACCCGTCGTCTGGAGACGGGGCGCCAGGCGGCGCAGCCGCGCGAGGCCGAGCGAGAGGAGATGGCCGCGCTTCGACATCACCAGCGAATGCAACTCGTCCAGCACCACATAGCGCAGGTCCTTGAAGAAGCGCTCCGCCTCGCCATTGGCCAGAAGCAGCGCGAGCTGCTCCGGCGTTGTGAGCAGTATGTCGGGCGGGTTGAGCTTCTGCCTCTGCCGCTTGCCCTGCGGCGTGTCGCCGGTGCGGTTTTCGATGCTCACCGGCAGCCCCATCTCGCCGACCGGTTTCATGAGGTTGCGCTCGATATCGACGGCAAGCGCCTTGAGCGGCGAGATGTAGAGCGTGTGAATGCCGGTGAAGGCCGCGCCGGGCGGGATCCTGCCGCGCCTGGTGATGTCGACGAGGGAGGGCAGAAAGCCGGCAAGCGTTTTGCCGGCTCCGGTCGGCGCGATCAGAAGCGTGCTCTCGCCCGCCTCGGCGCGTGAGAGAAGCTCGAGCTGATGGGCGCGCGGGCGCCAACCCTTTTCGGCGAACCACCGGAGAAAGGGTGAAGGCAACGTCAGGGCGTCGCCTTCCGGCGACGGAGAATCGATCCTGTCCACGCAGAACAAAGGTAGATCAAACGCGGCAAAAGAGAAGCCGGCATCTTCGTGCTGCTGTAAGGATTGACTCCCAACGAGAATCATGGATAAATTTTATCTACGATAGGAGATGCAGATGAAACTCGGCGACGGCGTCGAACAGGCCATTCACAGCGTGACGATGCTGAGCTGTCTTCAGCCCGGCAGTACCCTGTCGGCCGCAGCGCTTGCCGAGTTCCACGGCGTCTCGACCAGTTACCTGCTGAAGCATCTGCAGGCGATGTCGGGTGCCGGACTGCTCGAAGCCGTGCCGGGGCCGAAGGGCGGCTACCGGCTTGCGCGCGCGCCCGAGAAGATCACCCTGCTCGATATCGTCCTCGCGGTGGAGGGGGCGGAGCCCGCCTTTCGCTGCAACGAAATCCGCCTTCGCGGCCCCAATCCCTATTCCTGCAAGCCGGCCGCGCCGTGCACGATCAATGTCGCGATGCTCAGGGCCGAGCAGGCCTATCGCGCCGAACTCCGGCGCGTGACCATCGCCGGTATCATGGCCGACCTGAAAGCTATCGACCGCGACGGGGCGATCGCGGCGCGAACGAACGGCTTTCTCGCCCTTCATGAACGGAAATCGGGCAGCGCCGCCTGATGTGAACCACCATCCAATCAGCCAAACAGGAGAAGATCATGCAGTCACGTCTGAATTTTGCGAAAGCCGCTCCGGACGCCTACAAGGCGGTCGCCGCGCTCGACAGCTATGTCAAAGGCTCCGGAATCGAGCCTCGCCTTATCCACCTGATCAAGCTGCGCGCATCGCAGATCAATGGCTGCGCCTATTGCGTGGACATGCACACCAAGGAGGCGCGCCACAGCGGCCTCAGCCAGCAATGGATCAACCTCGTCTGTGTCTGGCGCGAATCGCCACATTTCGACGAGCGCGAACGGGCGGTCCTCGGCTGGACCGAGGCGCTGACCAATGTGGCCGAGACACGCGCGCCCGACGACGCCTATGAGGCGCTCAAGGCACATTTCAACGAGGAGGAAATGACCAAGATCACCGTCGCGATCGGCGCCATCAACGTGTGGAACCGGCTGTGCGTCGGCTTCCGCGCCTTGCCCCCGATCGACGAGCCGGCCGTGGCGGCTTAGAGTGGGATGAGGAAAGTGTGTGCGGGTTTCGGTCCGCACCACGCTCTCTGACCACTTGAGACTACACAATTCCCGGAAGCGATAGGGCTGTTACAGCGCGATGTAGCGGTCGGCGCGGTGGTTGATCGCCACGAAAAGGTTGAGGACGACCGCGCCGAGCACCGACCAGATGACGACCGTCGGCGTCGTCACGAAGAATGCTGCCGCCAGAACGATCATGTCGATCGCGAGTTGCACGAGACCGGCGCGAATGCCGAAGCGCTCCTGCAGGTAGATGCCCAATATGCCCACGCCGCCGAGGCTCGCGCGGTGGCGGTAGAGCGCCAGGAGACCGTATCCGAGGAGTAGGCCGCCGATGAGAGCGGCCCAGCCCGGGTGAATCTGCCCGATCTCGAAAAGACGCGATTGCATGTCGGTCAGGAACGAGGTGAGCGCGATGGCAATGAAGGTCTTGAGCGTGAAGGCCGGACCGAGCCGCTTCAGCGACAGGTAGAAGAACGGCAGATTGAGCAGGAAGAAGGTGAGACCGAAGTTCACGCCCGTGGCGTAATGCAAAAGAAAGGCGACGCCGGCGGTGCTGCCGGTCAGAAGTCCGGCGCTCGCCAGGAAATAGAGACCGAGGGCGGCGACGAGGCTGCCGGAAAAGACGCCTTGAACGTCCTCCACGGGCGTGTGCCGTGTGGGACTTGTATTCCAGAGACCGAAAACGCTGCTTGCCTGTGCCATGGCTGACCCTCAGATCGCGACGACATCACCATTGCTGCAGCGCACAAAAAAATTCAAGCAAAATATGTAAGCAATGCTGACCTATTTTCGCCGCACGCGTCGGGGAGCTGCATCAAGACGGCTTGCGGGCGAGGAATAATATCCCGGCGACGGGCTCGCCGGCATCCCTGCGGATGATCGTGCGCTCGGTCGCGATCATGGATAGACCGCTCTCTTTGCAGAGGGAGGCGATATAGCTTTCCGGATGCGCGTAGCGCAGCGACGGACGCAGCACGAAGCCGTCGGCCCCGCCTGCATCCTCGGCGGAAAACGCGAAGAGCCCGCCCGGTGCGAGCAGGCGGTCGGCGATGACGAAGACACCTTCGAGATTGCCGAGATACATCAGAACGTCCGCCGCGCTGACGAGGTCGGCACGCCGCTGTTCCAGCCCGCCGAACACGCCCGAATCCTCCGGAGTCAATGAAAGGTCCGCCTGGGCGAGGCGGTCATAGACACCCTTCGCTTCGGCCTTGGCGAGCATATTGGCGGAAAGATCGAAACCCTCGAGGAAATCGGCGCGATCGCGGATACGTTCGCCGAAGAGCCCGGTGCCGCAGCCGAGATCGGTGACGTGGCGAAAACGCCCGACGCCGTTCACCCGGTCGATCAGGGCCGCAAGTTTCTCCGGGACGCTGTAGCCGAGCTTTTCGACGAGCGCGTGGTCGAAGCGCTCGGCATACTCGTCGAAAAGGCGCTCGACGTAAACGCTCGGCGGCTGTTCGGGCGTCTCGGTAGCGCCGAGCAAAGCGAGCTTGAGGCTGGCGCCGAAGATGTCTTCCGGATTGAGCCGAAGCGTATTGCGCAGCGCGTCGACGGCTGCCTCTATTCGGCCCGATTTCTCTTCATAGTCCGCCAGCCGGAACCAACCGGCCGCCCATTCCGGGGCAAGCTCCAGCGCCTGGGCCATGAGTTCCGCCGCACCTGGCGCATCGCCCGCTTCCGCAAGCATCTTCGCGTAGTCGGCGCGGCGGTCGGCGATCAGGTCGCCGGAGGAGAGCTGGTTGAAGGTCATGGAGATGCGGCTTGGTTGCGATGGACGCTTCTGACGCCGCAAAAGGCAAAATACAAGCGGATTCTGAAAGCGGCACCTCGGGCCGTCATGCCTTGCACGCTTGGGAATGGCGGCTTATGTGAAGGGAAACAGGAGAAGTTCTCGCTGATGTCGGACGGAATAAATAAATTCTTGGGGGACTCGCCGCTACGCGTGCTCGTCAAGCTGCTGGTGGTGTCGATCCTGGTCGGCTTCGTGATGACGGTCTTCGACTGGTATCCGGCAGATATCTATTACGGTATCCGAAACTTCCTCCTCGATCTCTGGCGGACCGGATTCGCGGCTCTCGGACGGGTGGGCGACTACCTGCTTCTCGGCGCGGTCGTCGTCATTCCGCTCTTCATCATTCTGCGTCTCTTCAGCTATCGACGGTAAGCATGCACGACCAGATCTTTGTCGCCCGCAGACGGCTGCTTCTGCGTGCCGGTGCCGTGGTCTCCCTCGGTCTTATCACCGGCTGCACCACCTCGAATCTCCTTTCTCCGGACAGTGGTACGGGCAGCGATCAGACCGAAGCGACGCTCGGTTACGTCAACACGCTGCGCAAGGGCAGGGGTCTTCCTGCGCTTTCCGGCGACCCGGTCGCTTCCGTTGCGGCCATGCATCAGGCGGCACGCATGGCGAGCGCGGGCAAGATGCGGCACAATATCGGCTGGCGGGACAGTTTCTACGATCGGATGAAGGGGCAGGGCGTCACGCTGCCGGCCGCCGAAAACATCGCCGTCGGTCAGAAGGACGCCGGGCGCGCCTACGATGCCTGGTTCAATTCTCCGAAGCATCTTGAAAACATGCTCGGCAATTACCGGGGGCTCGGCGTCGCCGTGGCGCAGAAT
This window contains:
- a CDS encoding DUF6460 domain-containing protein, translated to MSDGINKFLGDSPLRVLVKLLVVSILVGFVMTVFDWYPADIYYGIRNFLLDLWRTGFAALGRVGDYLLLGAVVVIPLFIILRLFSYRR
- a CDS encoding CAP domain-containing protein — translated: MHDQIFVARRRLLLRAGAVVSLGLITGCTTSNLLSPDSGTGSDQTEATLGYVNTLRKGRGLPALSGDPVASVAAMHQAARMASAGKMRHNIGWRDSFYDRMKGQGVTLPAAENIAVGQKDAGRAYDAWFNSPKHLENMLGNYRGLGVAVAQNSASGNRPYWAMVLCS